TTCCGCCAGCGCGTCGATGCGCTCGAACAGCTTCGGGTCCGTGTAGATCGCCATGGAGTGCTTGGCGAGCTTCGGGCCGATGTCGCGCTCGATCGCCTGCCGCGTGTCGTTCGTGTCCGCCGATGAAAGGTTGAAGAAGACGTTCGCGACCTTCGTCAGCGCGCGCCCGGCGCGTTCCAGCGCCTCCACGGTGTTCGCGAAGGTTGGCTCGTTCCCGTCATTCGCGATGGTCTCGATCTCCGCGCGATGGGTTTTCATCGCGTTTTCGAAGGCGGGGATGAAATCCTCGTCGCGGATCGCCTGAAAGGGGGGGAGGCCGAAAGGTGTGTCCCAGTCCTGAAGGAGAATGTTCGATGAAGTCACGCGGAATCCTTTCGGCTCAAAAATGCACCTGCGCCTGTCACGATCCGGATTTGGTCTTTGAATCTGCGTCGGACAAGTCGTCAGGACTACCTGCGAACCGTCGCCGACGAAAGGACGCGGCCGCCTGAATTTGGCTGGCGGCCGCTCGCAAGTCTATTCCATATCGAAAGGTTCGTATTTGCCGCTTTCGCCAAGGACCGTGCCCCAGACCTTGTGCGACCCCTGATGGTCGCTCCGGCTGAAGGAAATCGGCGTTCCGAGCCCCAGATCGAAGTCGCGCATGTTTTCAAACGCCTCGACAAGTTTTTCGGCATCGAGCTGAGGCCCCGCCCGCCGAAGCGCCTCGATCATGATCTGCGCTGCCACATAATATTCGAGCGAAACGTAATCCGGCGTTTCACCCCTGAAATATTTTGAAAGCGCCGCCTTGTATTCGAGAATGAGCGATGAATAGCCCTCCACGGCCGGCACAACCTCGGTGACGATGACGCCGGCGGCGTATTTCGGCCCAAGGAGCATCAGTTCATCGCGCAAGGCGATGGGGCCGACGGCCGAAATATTGGTGTAGATCAGCCCCGGCACGGCCTCGCGGCTTTTCTCGATGAACTTCGCCGCCGCTCGGTAGGTCGCCACCATCACGACCGCCTTGATTGGCGTTTTGGAGGTTTTCAGCAGATTGATCGCCGGCTCCACATCGAGCGAGTTGCGGGGGTAGGTCATCTTGAGGATCGCTCCCCCGTCGCCGCCGCGAAGAGCGCGCATCGCCTTCGTTACGCCGGCATAACCAGCCTCGCCGAAGCCGTCCTGCTGCATGAAAACGGCGATCTGGTCGGGCTTCAAACGTTTGACCTTCACGAGATAGCGGACGACGGTTTCCGTTTCTTCCGCGTAGCTGGCGCGGTAGTTGAAAACGTAGCGGTCCGGGGGATCGCGGCGCAGGACGCTTGCGCCCGAGTAGCCCGCATAGAACAACGCCCGGCGCTCAAGCGCGTAAGGCGCTGCCACGGCGGCCGTTGCCGTTCCGAAATTGCCGATGAAACCGAAAACCTGCTCGGTCTCGTAAAGCTGCTTCATGGTTTCCGCGGTGCGGGCGGGTTCATAGCCGTCATCGGCGGCGATGAGGCGCAACATGCGGCCATGAACGCCACCCTCGTCGTTGACCTTCTTGAAGGCCGTCTCTATGCCGACCCGGATCTGATAGCCGTAATCCTTGTTCGGGCCGGAAAAAGGAAGCGATGCACCGAACCGGATTTCGTTGTCCGATACGCCCCGAACCAGGCTGACCGTCTGAGCGGCGAAGACGCCGACGGACGGCGGAAATGATACTGCGGCCTGCGGCGCGGCATTTGACTGGGGCGCAGACACGCTTTCAAGATTGGCGAGGTCGCGATTGGCAGCCGCGCAATCCGTTTTCTTGTCGGCCAGATCCTTCGTGCCTTCGGCCAGGCTCGCCTTGAAAGAAGCGAGGATCGTTGCGCTTTCGGTTTCGCTCGCGGCGGACGTCTTGACGACATCGACGAACTTGTCGGCAACCGACTTCACGCGCGACTGCGCGATGTTCGGGCAACTCGCGGCCGTCCCGAGAACGTAACCCACGCGCGTTGCCAGACTGCGGAGCACGCCGCCCTTGTCGTCGCGCGGCGCTGACCACGCCGGATCAAGCGCAGACGCAACGACCAGCGCGCCCAACAAACCCATTGATATTCGCATTTTCATTCAAGCCTCCCCCCGAGTGCCCTGTCTTCCTTTTCAGCGTTTCTGTTCTCCGGCGGCGATATCGC
This genomic window from Rhodomicrobium lacus contains:
- a CDS encoding ABC transporter substrate-binding protein, whose translation is MKMRISMGLLGALVVASALDPAWSAPRDDKGGVLRSLATRVGYVLGTAASCPNIAQSRVKSVADKFVDVVKTSAASETESATILASFKASLAEGTKDLADKKTDCAAANRDLANLESVSAPQSNAAPQAAVSFPPSVGVFAAQTVSLVRGVSDNEIRFGASLPFSGPNKDYGYQIRVGIETAFKKVNDEGGVHGRMLRLIAADDGYEPARTAETMKQLYETEQVFGFIGNFGTATAAVAAPYALERRALFYAGYSGASVLRRDPPDRYVFNYRASYAEETETVVRYLVKVKRLKPDQIAVFMQQDGFGEAGYAGVTKAMRALRGGDGGAILKMTYPRNSLDVEPAINLLKTSKTPIKAVVMVATYRAAAKFIEKSREAVPGLIYTNISAVGPIALRDELMLLGPKYAAGVIVTEVVPAVEGYSSLILEYKAALSKYFRGETPDYVSLEYYVAAQIMIEALRRAGPQLDAEKLVEAFENMRDFDLGLGTPISFSRSDHQGSHKVWGTVLGESGKYEPFDME